In Candidatus Ancaeobacter aquaticus, a single genomic region encodes these proteins:
- the hisC gene encoding histidinol-phosphate transaminase: MSIYKLAKKEVLKIKPYEPGKPIDELAREMGLKSIIKMASNENVLGPSQKAVKAMQRVLAKVSLYPDGGAYDLKKKLSQKYRIAKENIIVGNGSSEILEMIAQAFLNKNDAVVTCWPTFTIYSIITQIAQAHMIKVPLKNFTYDLEGIQKKITKRTKLVLISNPNNPTGTYVNKKALGEFIDTVGENVLVVIDEAYVEFADEKDFPDTLPWVKKKKNIIVVRTFSKIAGMAGLRLGYGFASREVIDILNRVRPPFNTNSIAQVAGTVALDDSVHMNKTKKMVKDGKKYLYASFDMLGLEYVKTSANFILVKVGNAKKVFTKMVRKGVIIRAMDTFDLPQYIRVTVGTSSDNKRFIECLHDCL, translated from the coding sequence ATGAGTATATACAAATTAGCTAAAAAAGAAGTATTAAAAATTAAGCCGTATGAGCCCGGTAAGCCTATTGATGAGCTTGCTCGTGAAATGGGACTTAAAAGTATCATTAAAATGGCTTCAAATGAAAATGTTCTGGGCCCTTCACAAAAGGCTGTAAAGGCTATGCAGAGGGTATTGGCTAAAGTATCTCTGTACCCTGATGGGGGAGCATATGATCTTAAGAAAAAGCTTTCTCAGAAGTATCGTATAGCAAAAGAGAACATTATTGTTGGTAACGGATCAAGTGAAATACTTGAGATGATCGCGCAGGCATTTTTAAACAAAAATGACGCGGTCGTGACCTGCTGGCCGACTTTTACGATCTATTCTATTATTACGCAAATTGCACAGGCGCATATGATCAAGGTGCCGTTAAAGAATTTTACCTATGATCTTGAGGGTATTCAAAAGAAGATCACTAAAAGAACAAAACTGGTTCTTATCAGTAACCCCAATAATCCGACAGGAACCTATGTGAATAAAAAAGCTTTAGGTGAATTTATTGATACTGTTGGGGAAAATGTTCTTGTTGTTATAGATGAAGCGTATGTTGAGTTTGCTGACGAAAAAGATTTTCCTGATACGTTGCCGTGGGTAAAAAAGAAGAAGAACATTATTGTTGTACGCACATTTTCTAAAATCGCGGGTATGGCGGGATTGCGTCTGGGATACGGCTTTGCCTCAAGAGAAGTAATTGATATCCTTAATCGTGTCAGGCCGCCCTTTAATACTAATAGTATTGCTCAGGTAGCCGGTACTGTCGCTTTAGATGATAGTGTGCATATGAATAAGACAAAAAAGATGGTTAAAGACGGGAAGAAGTATCTTTATGCTTCGTTTGATATGCTCGGATTAGAGTATGTAAAAACATCCGCAAATTTTATTCTGGTAAAAGTTGGAAATGCAAAGAAAGTTTTTACAAAAATGGTGCGTAAAGGGGTAATTATACGGGCAATGGATACATTTGATTTGCCTCAATATATTCGTGTAACGGTAGGTACTTCCAGTGATAATAAACGATTTATCGAGTGTCTGCATGATTGTTTGTAA
- the aroF gene encoding 3-deoxy-7-phosphoheptulonate synthase, giving the protein MIIVLRPGAKTTEKKHIIKKMKEMGFQTMVSEGLERTIIGLIGEEDLLRTLPIEAMPGVERVMQVLKPYKLVSREFKPADTVVKAGNVRIGGKKIVVAAGPCAVEDKDSLLHIGKEVKKAGAVILRGGAFKPRSSPYAFQGLGEEGLKYLQYVREKTGLLVVSEVMDTRDVALVEDYVDIIQIGARNMQNFNLLKEVGLAKKPILLKRGLMATVKEFLMSAEYILSQGNFNVILCERGIRTFEDSTRNTLDVSAIPVIKSLSHLPVIVDPSHAAGKWEYVSALSKAAVAAGADGLIVEVHHKPEDAMSDGEQSLLPKTFSAMMKELKPIAVAIKRTI; this is encoded by the coding sequence ATGATTATAGTTCTCAGGCCCGGTGCCAAGACAACAGAAAAGAAGCATATTATCAAGAAGATGAAGGAAATGGGTTTTCAGACAATGGTCTCGGAAGGTCTTGAGCGGACCATTATAGGACTGATTGGCGAGGAAGATCTCTTAAGGACTCTTCCCATAGAAGCTATGCCCGGTGTTGAAAGAGTAATGCAGGTATTAAAGCCGTATAAACTCGTGAGTAGGGAATTTAAACCTGCGGATACGGTTGTTAAAGCAGGAAATGTCCGTATCGGCGGGAAAAAGATAGTTGTTGCTGCCGGCCCCTGCGCGGTCGAAGATAAAGATTCTCTTTTACACATAGGAAAAGAAGTTAAGAAGGCCGGAGCTGTTATATTGCGCGGTGGGGCATTCAAACCTAGATCTTCTCCATACGCATTTCAGGGACTGGGCGAAGAGGGTTTGAAATATTTGCAGTATGTACGCGAAAAAACAGGGTTACTTGTGGTATCTGAAGTGATGGATACGCGAGATGTCGCTTTGGTCGAGGACTATGTTGATATTATTCAAATCGGTGCGCGAAATATGCAGAATTTTAATTTATTGAAAGAAGTAGGACTTGCTAAAAAACCGATATTGTTGAAACGCGGGCTTATGGCGACGGTAAAAGAATTTCTGATGTCAGCTGAATACATTCTTTCGCAAGGTAACTTTAATGTGATTTTATGTGAACGCGGTATTCGGACATTCGAAGATAGTACTCGTAACACGCTTGATGTTTCTGCTATTCCGGTAATAAAATCTTTGTCACACTTACCGGTGATCGTTGATCCGAGTCATGCCGCGGGAAAATGGGAATATGTTAGCGCATTATCTAAAGCCGCAGTTGCAGCCGGTGCTGACGGATTGATCGTTGAAGTGCATCATAAGCCGGAAGATGCTATGAGTGATGGCGAGCAGTCTCTTTTACCGAAAACATTTTCTGCAATGATGAAAGAATTAAAACCGATTGCAGTGGCAATAAAAAGAACAATATAG
- the pheA gene encoding prephenate dehydratase, whose protein sequence is MNLKEMREKINTYDTKIIKLINERIKVALKIGKLKVQNNADIYAPEREKEVYNRVVKENMGPLKDMSIKAIYREIMSGALSLEKQLVIAYLGPAASYTHQAALSKFGSSLDYIPMKNITDVFTEVEKGYADYGVVPIENSTEGIINHTLDMFVDSSLKIYSEVYLEINHNLLAREKGLQKIKKIYSNPQVFGQCRGWLQANVPNAELVEVSSTTRAAQIAQKEKNAAALAGILASELYGLRVIAEGIEDASHNVTRFLIIGKRSGKKTSDDKTSIMFSVKDKVGALYEALLPFRKNNINLTKIESRPSKKKAWEYYFFVDCVGHCEDKKLEKVVGELNKVSHFVKILGSYPRSTLREGI, encoded by the coding sequence ATGAACCTTAAAGAAATGAGAGAAAAAATAAATACATATGATACGAAGATCATTAAGCTGATCAATGAACGCATTAAAGTCGCGCTCAAGATAGGGAAGCTTAAAGTACAGAATAATGCTGATATCTATGCCCCTGAACGCGAAAAAGAGGTCTATAACCGTGTGGTTAAGGAAAATATGGGACCACTCAAAGATATGTCGATAAAGGCTATATACCGTGAAATTATGTCCGGTGCATTATCACTTGAAAAACAGCTTGTGATCGCATATTTAGGGCCGGCAGCTTCATATACGCACCAAGCGGCGTTAAGCAAGTTTGGGTCGAGTCTTGATTATATTCCTATGAAAAATATCACTGATGTGTTTACCGAGGTTGAAAAGGGATATGCTGATTATGGTGTTGTCCCTATTGAAAACTCTACGGAAGGGATAATAAATCATACGCTCGATATGTTTGTTGATTCGAGTCTGAAGATATATTCTGAAGTCTATCTTGAGATAAACCATAATCTTCTTGCACGTGAAAAAGGATTACAAAAAATTAAAAAGATATATTCGAATCCGCAGGTGTTTGGTCAGTGCAGAGGATGGCTTCAGGCTAATGTGCCGAATGCGGAGTTGGTCGAAGTGTCGAGTACAACACGTGCCGCGCAAATAGCGCAAAAAGAAAAGAATGCTGCCGCACTTGCGGGAATACTGGCAAGTGAACTGTATGGGTTACGTGTTATTGCAGAAGGGATTGAAGACGCGTCACATAATGTGACACGGTTTTTGATTATTGGTAAACGATCCGGAAAAAAGACATCCGACGATAAAACATCGATAATGTTTTCAGTAAAAGATAAGGTCGGCGCATTGTACGAAGCGTTACTGCCATTTAGAAAAAATAATATTAACTTAACGAAGATTGAGTCGCGGCCATCAAAGAAAAAGGCATGGGAATATTATTTCTTTGTTGATTGTGTCGGACACTGTGAAGATAAAAAGCTCGAGAAGGTTGTTGGGGAACTGAATAAAGTATCACATTTTGTCAAAATATTAGGTTCATATCCCCGCAGTACGTTAAGGGAAGGAATTTAA
- the aroA gene encoding 3-phosphoshikimate 1-carboxyvinyltransferase has product MSHKITVSKAKSVQGVITVPGDKSVSHRAALLSAMATGTTRISGYLTSGDCIHTLKALTELGVSIEGIGTTDVTVCGVGLDGFIMPKRILDCGNSGTGMRLLSGLLAGQHFTTAITGDESLQKRPMKRIIDPLGQMGAIIEGLDGTAYPPLSIRGAALKGITYHMPVASAQVKSAILIAGICAEGKTTVIEKVKSRDHTERMMHYLGIPIDVEGMKITVVGQKQYNAKDIDVPGDISSAAFMIVAALIVPGSELVIKNVCLNPTRTGIISVLRRMGAQIDIHIKETIHTIEPVGDITVRYSDLVSTEISGDEIPNVIDELPIIAIAAAHAQGKTIIKDARELRVKETDRITAVCTNLKLMGVDVREFDDGFEVVGGENFQGGSFESFDDHRIAMSMIIGGLATDEPTTVHNTDCIDTSFPGFKDLVQRITV; this is encoded by the coding sequence ATGAGCCATAAAATTACCGTTTCAAAAGCAAAAAGTGTTCAGGGAGTAATCACTGTTCCGGGAGATAAATCTGTCTCGCATAGGGCCGCCCTCTTGTCGGCTATGGCTACCGGCACTACACGTATATCAGGATATCTTACCAGTGGTGACTGTATTCATACTCTTAAAGCGCTTACAGAGCTGGGTGTTTCAATAGAGGGGATCGGTACCACTGATGTTACCGTTTGTGGTGTTGGGCTCGATGGTTTTATTATGCCGAAAAGGATTCTTGATTGCGGGAATTCGGGGACAGGTATGCGTCTTTTATCGGGTCTTCTTGCCGGACAGCATTTTACAACTGCGATTACCGGTGATGAATCTCTTCAGAAACGGCCGATGAAAAGGATCATTGATCCGTTAGGGCAAATGGGAGCGATTATAGAAGGGCTTGACGGGACTGCATATCCGCCACTTTCGATAAGAGGTGCGGCATTGAAGGGAATAACCTATCACATGCCTGTTGCAAGTGCACAGGTAAAGTCTGCGATACTTATCGCGGGGATTTGTGCTGAAGGTAAAACAACGGTTATTGAAAAAGTAAAATCAAGAGACCATACTGAACGAATGATGCATTATTTGGGGATCCCGATTGATGTTGAAGGCATGAAAATAACTGTTGTCGGGCAGAAGCAATACAATGCAAAAGACATAGATGTTCCGGGCGATATTTCTTCGGCGGCATTTATGATTGTTGCGGCACTGATCGTGCCTGGATCAGAGCTTGTGATCAAGAATGTGTGTCTCAATCCAACCCGCACAGGTATTATTAGTGTGCTAAGGAGAATGGGTGCTCAGATTGATATACATATAAAAGAAACAATTCATACTATCGAGCCGGTAGGGGACATAACTGTTCGTTACAGTGATTTAGTTTCTACTGAGATATCAGGAGATGAAATTCCCAATGTTATAGATGAATTACCGATCATTGCAATCGCTGCAGCACATGCACAAGGAAAAACTATTATTAAAGATGCCCGTGAATTGCGGGTAAAAGAAACGGACAGAATAACTGCGGTGTGCACTAATCTGAAATTAATGGGTGTTGATGTACGTGAATTTGATGATGGGTTTGAAGTTGTTGGAGGTGAAAATTTTCAGGGGGGAAGTTTTGAGAGTTTTGATGATCATCGCATTGCTATGAGTATGATTATTGGCGGACTCGCTACTGATGAACCGACGACAGTACATAATACCGATTGTATAGACACTTCATTTCCCGGTTTCAAAGATCTTGTTCAGAGAATTACAGTATAA
- the scpB gene encoding SMC-Scp complex subunit ScpB — protein MSEHTLKSIVEALLFVTDRPLTLKEIRDIVQDTANVDSGDIRAVIDELSKEYRESKRSYQIIEIANAFQFRTLPEFAPWLSKLFRQESKSKLSQPALETLAIISYKQPITRIEIESIRGVNIDGIMKTLLEKDLIKIVGKKDVPGHPFLFGTTKTFLSHFGLKDLDELPQMSEFKEMIKAEKEQVVDDVKGWAK, from the coding sequence ATGAGCGAACATACATTAAAGTCAATTGTTGAAGCATTGCTATTCGTTACAGACAGACCATTAACATTAAAGGAGATCAGAGATATTGTGCAGGATACTGCTAATGTAGATTCCGGAGATATTCGGGCGGTTATTGATGAATTGTCTAAAGAATATCGTGAATCGAAAAGAAGCTATCAAATTATTGAAATAGCAAACGCGTTCCAGTTTCGCACATTGCCTGAATTTGCGCCATGGCTGTCAAAATTGTTCCGTCAGGAAAGCAAAAGCAAGCTCAGTCAGCCTGCTCTTGAAACATTGGCAATTATATCGTATAAACAGCCGATTACCCGTATTGAAATCGAATCGATTAGAGGGGTCAATATAGACGGTATTATGAAAACGTTGCTTGAAAAAGATCTTATTAAAATTGTAGGGAAAAAAGATGTTCCCGGACATCCATTCTTGTTTGGTACGACAAAGACGTTTCTTTCTCATTTCGGTTTGAAAGATCTCGATGAGTTGCCGCAAATGAGCGAATTTAAAGAAATGATCAAGGCTGAAAAGGAACAAGTTGTTGATGATGTAAAGGGATGGGCGAAATAA
- a CDS encoding prephenate dehydrogenase, with protein MTLCKKITIIGMGLLGGSIAKELVEKRMAEVICGIVRRKEVIDEVTQCTGADIVTDDVQNGIKDADIVVLAIPVDQMESVAHVVRESVKPTAIITDVGSVKGVVVEKLEKIFQDHGAYIGSHPMAGKEKSGIKHAEASLFYDATVIVTPTESTQKEAVTIIEDFWSSLGAKVMRCNPCQHDRVVAAVSHLPHVVSAALLHTVTSVNNDTCDPFSCTGPSFRDMTRIASSSPEMWAAIMHANKDEVIQCIDALTEDVLQLKNALINDDKKDVLDYFASAKQEKESRP; from the coding sequence ATGACGCTATGTAAAAAAATAACCATTATTGGTATGGGTCTTTTGGGTGGTTCTATTGCTAAAGAGCTCGTTGAAAAAAGAATGGCTGAAGTAATCTGCGGGATAGTGAGAAGGAAAGAGGTTATTGATGAAGTAACTCAATGTACCGGTGCGGATATTGTTACCGATGACGTTCAAAATGGAATAAAAGATGCTGATATTGTGGTGCTTGCCATACCGGTTGATCAGATGGAAAGCGTTGCTCACGTTGTTAGAGAAAGCGTTAAACCAACGGCAATAATTACTGATGTTGGTAGCGTGAAAGGCGTTGTTGTTGAAAAACTAGAGAAGATATTTCAAGATCACGGGGCATATATCGGTTCACATCCTATGGCAGGTAAAGAAAAGAGTGGTATTAAGCATGCTGAAGCGTCACTTTTTTATGATGCGACTGTGATTGTGACACCTACCGAATCTACGCAAAAAGAAGCAGTAACGATTATAGAAGACTTTTGGTCATCTCTTGGTGCTAAGGTCATGCGGTGTAATCCTTGCCAGCATGATAGGGTAGTAGCCGCGGTGAGCCATCTACCTCATGTTGTTAGCGCTGCACTTTTACATACTGTTACATCTGTAAATAACGATACGTGTGATCCGTTTAGTTGTACAGGTCCGAGTTTTAGGGATATGACGAGAATTGCATCAAGTTCACCTGAAATGTGGGCGGCAATAATGCATGCAAATAAAGATGAAGTTATCCAGTGCATAGATGCGCTTACAGAAGATGTCCTCCAGCTAAAAAACGCTCTTATTAATGATGATAAAAAAGATGTGTTAGACTATTTTGCATCTGCTAAGCAGGAAAAAGAATCACGCCCATAG
- a CDS encoding segregation/condensation protein A, whose amino-acid sequence MNTENTGSYKVDLEVFEGPLDLLLYLIKKDEIDIYDIPIEKITDQYLEYMELLKMLDIDIAGEFLVMAATLMYIKSRTLLPVEDQLPLEEDEEDPRFELVKQLLEYKKFKEFAEQLRDKEHEQANVFARSLGKEVVVEEEGAEKPPLDVNIFDLITAFSDVLNRADEISLTKMFDDKFTVEDKRAHLIDRLQSENKIKFNDLFTNLTTRPEIIVTFLALLELIRLKQARAIQDEAFGELVIARVEQE is encoded by the coding sequence ATGAATACAGAAAACACCGGGTCATACAAAGTGGATTTAGAGGTTTTTGAAGGACCGCTTGATCTCTTGTTGTATCTGATCAAAAAAGATGAAATAGATATATATGATATTCCCATAGAGAAGATCACTGATCAATATCTCGAGTATATGGAATTATTAAAAATGCTCGATATAGATATTGCCGGCGAGTTTCTTGTTATGGCCGCAACACTAATGTATATAAAAAGCCGCACGCTTTTACCGGTTGAAGATCAGCTGCCGCTTGAAGAGGATGAAGAAGATCCGCGGTTTGAACTGGTAAAACAGCTTTTAGAGTATAAGAAATTTAAGGAATTTGCCGAGCAGTTACGGGATAAAGAGCATGAACAGGCAAATGTTTTTGCGCGCTCATTAGGAAAAGAGGTTGTTGTTGAAGAAGAAGGAGCGGAAAAACCACCACTTGATGTAAACATATTTGACTTGATAACGGCTTTTTCAGATGTGTTAAATAGGGCAGATGAGATCAGCCTTACAAAAATGTTTGATGATAAGTTCACGGTTGAAGATAAGCGTGCTCATCTTATTGATAGATTACAGTCTGAAAACAAGATAAAATTTAATGATTTATTTACGAATCTTACTACACGACCGGAAATTATTGTGACATTTTTAGCGCTACTCGAATTAATACGGTTAAAACAGGCACGGGCAATACAGGATGAAGCTTTTGGGGAATTAGTTATTGCAAGAGTTGAACAAGAATAA
- a CDS encoding site-2 protease family protein encodes MDSSIYIIIATILLFLFAITIHEFSHGWIAYKCGDNTAMSMGRLTLNPLSHIDIFGTVILPLLLLFSGLPPFGYAKPVPVNFGNLGNPKRDMIWVAIAGPASNIVAAVAIALILKVLHISFSSVAGKVLFYGMVINLYLAIFNLFPIPPLDGSRVVTGLLPYRYAVPYNKIEPFGFLIILGLFYFGILQRILTPIVILFLKFMGFGNVMH; translated from the coding sequence ATGGATTCTTCAATATATATAATTATTGCGACAATATTACTTTTTTTATTTGCGATCACTATACATGAGTTTTCTCATGGGTGGATTGCGTATAAATGCGGTGACAATACTGCTATGAGTATGGGGAGGCTAACACTTAACCCGCTTTCACATATTGATATTTTTGGTACGGTGATTTTACCGCTTTTACTTCTGTTTTCCGGGTTGCCGCCATTTGGGTATGCAAAACCGGTACCGGTAAATTTTGGTAATTTGGGTAATCCAAAAAGAGATATGATATGGGTTGCGATTGCCGGTCCCGCATCGAATATTGTGGCTGCAGTTGCGATAGCTCTTATCCTAAAGGTTCTGCATATATCGTTTTCAAGTGTTGCAGGCAAAGTGCTTTTTTACGGGATGGTCATAAATTTGTATTTGGCGATATTTAATCTTTTTCCTATACCGCCTTTGGATGGCTCGAGAGTTGTTACCGGACTATTACCGTATCGGTATGCAGTGCCCTATAATAAGATCGAACCCTTCGGGTTTTTAATAATTTTAGGACTGTTTTATTTTGGCATTCTTCAGCGTATACTGACTCCTATTGTTATACTGTTTTTGAAGTTTATGGGTTTTGGTAACGTAATGCATTGA